A single region of the Streptomyces sp. ITFR-16 genome encodes:
- a CDS encoding glycosyltransferase yields MKILHIVTLHTPDHAFGGPTRVALNLSKVQRAGGDDARIMALGDGFEGPLPDEVEGVPVHLFRARHLLPMFEVSGITSGALLRTARRMMRGADLVHVHLMRDLVTLPAALLALASGTPLVVQTHGMVDPTEKRVAQLTDLLGVRKVLRGADAVLHLTEAERIDVNAVAAPVALTRTVRLVNGVRPQEFKPARDPARPPTVLFLARIQERKRPEDFVAAMPEVLAEHPDARFVLAGPDTGALRGTLALARRLGVLDSLDHVGPLGHDEVLAAGRDADVYVLPSIEEPLGVSVLEAMSVGTPVVITRTCGLGPDVARAGAGRVIDSRVGEDEANAHKVAQAVLDLLEPKANAEAGQAAWDLVNEDFTIDVVTRTLRRTYEDVVRRRRG; encoded by the coding sequence GTGAAGATCCTGCACATCGTCACGCTGCACACCCCGGACCATGCCTTCGGCGGTCCGACCCGGGTGGCGCTGAACCTCTCGAAGGTCCAGCGCGCCGGGGGTGACGACGCCCGGATCATGGCCCTGGGCGACGGCTTCGAGGGGCCGCTGCCCGACGAGGTGGAGGGCGTGCCCGTCCACCTCTTCCGGGCCCGCCATCTGCTGCCGATGTTCGAGGTCAGCGGCATCACCTCCGGCGCCCTGCTGAGGACCGCGCGCCGCATGATGCGCGGCGCCGACCTCGTCCATGTCCATCTGATGCGCGACCTGGTGACGCTGCCCGCCGCCCTGCTCGCCCTGGCCTCCGGCACCCCCCTGGTCGTGCAGACCCACGGCATGGTGGACCCGACCGAGAAGCGGGTGGCCCAGCTGACCGACCTGCTGGGCGTACGGAAGGTGCTGCGCGGCGCGGACGCGGTGCTCCATCTGACCGAGGCCGAGCGGATCGACGTCAACGCCGTGGCCGCACCGGTGGCGCTCACCCGGACCGTGCGCCTGGTCAACGGCGTACGTCCGCAGGAGTTCAAGCCCGCCCGCGATCCCGCCCGCCCGCCGACCGTGCTCTTCCTCGCCCGCATCCAGGAGCGCAAGCGCCCGGAGGACTTCGTCGCCGCGATGCCCGAGGTGCTGGCCGAGCACCCGGACGCCCGGTTCGTGCTGGCCGGCCCGGACACCGGCGCCCTGCGCGGCACCCTCGCGCTCGCCCGCCGGCTCGGTGTGCTGGACTCGCTCGACCACGTCGGCCCGCTCGGTCACGACGAGGTGCTCGCCGCCGGCCGGGACGCCGATGTGTACGTCCTGCCGTCGATCGAGGAACCTCTAGGCGTCTCCGTCCTCGAGGCGATGTCCGTCGGCACCCCCGTGGTCATCACCCGCACCTGCGGCCTCGGGCCCGATGTGGCGCGGGCCGGTGCCGGCCGGGTGATCGACAGCCGGGTGGGCGAGGACGAGGCCAACGCGCACAAGGTGGCGCAGGCGGTGCTGGACCTGCTGGAGCCCAAGGCCAACGCCGAGGCGGGGCAGGCCGCCTGGGACCTGGTCAACGAGGACTTCACCATCGACGTGGTGACCCGGACGCTCCGGCGGACCTACGAGGACGTGGTCCGCCGGAGGCGGGGCTGA
- a CDS encoding glycosyltransferase family 2 protein — protein sequence MSKLPIAVAIPTRNEGLNIAEAVKSVLGHFEAVVVVDSHSTDDTAKIAAECGAEVVMYTWDGGHPRKKQWCLDHVRTDLDWILLLDGDERLSPGLLAELREIFADPDAPKPAAYDIPLGYWFSGRRLRHGYTIRKRSLTDRTRSHYPEVGDLDAPGIGEVEGHYQPVAASVAALRHPIEHQDLDPVTAWFERHNRYSDWEAWLEHHPEVKEQVRRVKSRQGQLFHKAPFKPLVSFAYMYVYRRGFLDGRAGLDFALAMSFYRWQIALKSREKRPA from the coding sequence ATGAGCAAGCTCCCGATAGCCGTGGCGATCCCCACCAGGAACGAGGGGCTCAACATCGCCGAAGCGGTGAAGTCGGTCCTCGGCCATTTCGAGGCGGTCGTGGTCGTCGACTCGCACAGCACCGACGACACGGCGAAGATCGCGGCGGAGTGCGGTGCCGAGGTCGTCATGTACACCTGGGACGGCGGGCACCCCAGGAAGAAGCAGTGGTGCCTGGACCATGTGCGCACGGATCTGGACTGGATCCTGCTGCTGGACGGGGACGAGCGGCTCAGCCCGGGGCTGCTGGCCGAGCTGCGGGAGATCTTCGCCGATCCGGACGCGCCGAAGCCCGCCGCGTACGACATCCCGCTGGGGTACTGGTTCTCGGGCAGGCGGCTGCGGCACGGCTACACCATCCGCAAACGCTCCCTCACCGACCGCACCCGCAGCCACTACCCGGAGGTCGGGGATCTCGACGCGCCCGGGATCGGCGAGGTGGAGGGCCACTACCAGCCGGTCGCGGCGAGCGTGGCGGCGCTGCGCCATCCGATCGAGCACCAGGACCTCGACCCGGTGACCGCCTGGTTCGAGCGGCACAACCGGTACTCGGACTGGGAGGCGTGGCTGGAGCACCACCCCGAGGTCAAGGAGCAGGTGCGCCGGGTCAAGTCCCGCCAGGGACAGCTCTTCCACAAGGCACCGTTCAAACCGCTGGTGTCCTTCGCGTACATGTACGTCTACCGGCGCGGGTTCCTCGACGGGCGGGCGGGGCTGGACTTCGCCCTGGCGATGAGCTTCTACCGCTGGCAGATCGCCCTCAAGTCCCGTGAGAAGCGGCCCGCTTGA
- a CDS encoding LamG domain-containing protein: MRASAAALCLLSGALSAAATTGSSPAAALTPPVSLTADDLSTWQTNGIVWSMAASTDGVVYAGGTFSTVRPPGAASGTSEQPAVNFAAFDAATGAPTGCSLSFTLSSGTATVRSLVLSPDGETLYAGGQFGSVNGVGVSNIAAIDTATCTPRQNFKVAVSATVRAIAVTDDTVYLGGDFNSVAGQTRNKFAAVTTGAALKPWTANTDDVGRAVEVTPDGQHVLIGGDFFTVNGTTSHALAVVNATTGALDKSYPGFIPNTSTVQDLTTDATQFYTANEGTGGGVFDGRIALDLGTFNQVWRDTCLGATQAVLVHNGVLYSGSHAHDCASMGEFPDQPRKHLLAQKVDDPKLLPWFPDTNDGIGEPVGPRVMAQTDKGGHHYLWVGGEFTTVNGTGQQGLTRFADGPDTGAPWVPNVSVSTVAPDKVEVNWQTSFDTDDGVLTYRIYKDGASTPVYTTTGYSVFWDRPQLRWTDTDVAAGETHTYRITASDGTNTSAKSPAVTAVVASAAEAYPARVIADGASLYWRYDEGTSTFAADATGGLDNGFLRNAPAYRQTPAAVAGPSTAIGFNGTDEYAYSNKRHNQPTTFSVETWIKTTTTKGGKIIGFGNLTMQNSGQYDKHVYMLNDGRLTFGVYSGGTRTVTTPSAYNNGAWHHVVATQGPGGIALYVDGQLRASNPLYTSNESYPGYWRVGGDNLASWPNRPTSNFFAGQIDETAVYPTALSSSKISAHYALRTGG, from the coding sequence ATGCGTGCCTCGGCCGCCGCGCTCTGCCTGCTCTCCGGGGCCCTGAGCGCCGCCGCCACCACCGGGAGTTCCCCGGCGGCGGCACTCACACCGCCCGTCTCGCTCACCGCCGACGACCTGTCCACCTGGCAGACCAACGGCATCGTCTGGTCGATGGCCGCGTCCACCGACGGAGTGGTCTACGCGGGCGGCACCTTCTCCACCGTGCGGCCGCCGGGGGCCGCGTCGGGGACGTCCGAGCAGCCCGCGGTGAACTTCGCCGCGTTCGACGCCGCGACCGGGGCGCCCACCGGCTGCTCCCTGTCGTTCACGCTCTCCTCCGGAACCGCGACCGTGCGCTCCCTCGTGCTGTCCCCCGACGGCGAGACCCTGTACGCGGGCGGTCAGTTCGGGTCGGTGAACGGGGTCGGCGTCAGCAACATCGCCGCGATCGACACCGCCACCTGCACGCCCCGGCAGAACTTCAAGGTCGCCGTGTCCGCGACCGTGCGGGCGATCGCCGTCACCGACGACACGGTGTATCTCGGCGGTGACTTCAACTCCGTGGCGGGGCAGACCCGCAACAAGTTCGCCGCCGTCACCACCGGTGCCGCGCTGAAGCCGTGGACGGCCAACACGGACGACGTGGGCCGGGCCGTGGAGGTCACACCCGACGGGCAGCATGTGCTGATCGGCGGGGACTTCTTCACCGTCAACGGCACCACCTCGCACGCGCTCGCGGTGGTGAACGCGACGACGGGCGCCCTGGACAAGAGCTATCCGGGGTTCATCCCGAACACCTCGACGGTGCAGGACCTCACCACGGACGCCACCCAGTTCTACACCGCCAACGAGGGAACCGGGGGCGGGGTCTTCGACGGCCGCATCGCCCTCGACCTGGGCACGTTCAACCAGGTGTGGCGAGACACCTGCCTGGGCGCCACCCAGGCGGTCCTGGTGCACAACGGGGTGCTGTACAGCGGCAGTCACGCCCATGACTGCGCGTCCATGGGCGAGTTCCCCGACCAGCCGCGCAAGCATCTGCTGGCCCAGAAGGTCGACGACCCGAAGCTGCTGCCGTGGTTCCCGGACACCAATGACGGCATCGGGGAGCCGGTCGGGCCGCGCGTGATGGCGCAGACCGACAAGGGCGGCCACCACTATCTCTGGGTGGGCGGCGAGTTCACCACCGTCAACGGCACGGGCCAGCAGGGGCTGACCCGGTTCGCCGACGGCCCCGACACGGGGGCGCCCTGGGTGCCGAACGTGAGCGTCTCCACCGTCGCCCCGGACAAGGTGGAGGTGAACTGGCAGACGAGCTTCGACACGGACGACGGGGTGCTCACCTACCGGATCTACAAGGACGGGGCGAGCACGCCCGTGTACACCACGACGGGCTACTCGGTGTTCTGGGACCGCCCGCAGCTGCGGTGGACCGACACCGATGTCGCGGCGGGTGAGACCCACACCTACCGGATCACCGCGAGCGACGGCACCAACACCAGCGCCAAGTCCCCGGCCGTGACGGCGGTCGTGGCGTCGGCCGCAGAGGCGTACCCCGCCCGGGTGATCGCCGACGGGGCCTCGCTGTACTGGCGGTACGACGAGGGCACCTCGACGTTCGCCGCGGACGCGACCGGCGGCCTGGACAACGGCTTCCTGCGCAACGCGCCGGCCTACCGGCAGACTCCGGCCGCGGTCGCCGGCCCGTCGACCGCGATCGGCTTCAACGGGACGGACGAGTACGCCTACAGCAACAAGCGGCACAACCAGCCGACGACGTTCTCGGTGGAGACCTGGATCAAGACCACGACCACCAAGGGAGGCAAGATCATCGGGTTCGGCAATCTGACCATGCAGAACAGCGGGCAGTACGACAAGCACGTCTACATGCTCAACGACGGCAGGCTGACCTTCGGCGTCTACAGCGGCGGCACCCGGACGGTCACCACACCCTCGGCCTACAACAACGGCGCCTGGCACCATGTCGTCGCCACCCAGGGTCCGGGCGGGATCGCCCTGTATGTCGACGGGCAGCTGCGCGCGTCGAACCCGCTCTACACCTCCAACGAGAGCTACCCGGGGTACTGGCGGGTCGGCGGGGACAACCTCGCCAGCTGGCCGAACCGCCCCACGAGCAACTTCTTCGCCGGGCAGATCGACGAGACGGCGGTCTACCCGACCGCGCTGAGCAGCTCCAAGATCTCCGCCCACTACGCACTGAGGACAGGTGGATGA
- a CDS encoding DNRLRE domain-containing protein, translated as MSGPGRLRRGRGGAFAAALLLTGGALTASAVTAPPAGALTPPVGFTADPLPTYQTNGIVWTLAEANGVVYAGGTFSTVRPAGSPAGGNTTSAVNFAAFDAATGAPAGCSLSFTRGSGTATVRALAVSPDKSTLYAGGYFNAVNGASANGLVAVDTATCTLRPGFAPSFGATVRALDVASDGTVYAGGDFRTVNGQARHFFGAVTPGGALTGWNPDADDPGRTLRITPDGRSVLIGGDFFTVGGAASHALAVTDAATGALTRAYTNNFIPSSAVIKDIVTDSASGGWYAGGEGAGGASFDGRLAMDLTTFDQRWRDTCQGATQALRVYRGVLYAGSHVHDCSTMGGFPNQVRKHLTAQSVDDPAMLGWLPDTNDGIGEPVGPRALTVSSRGGHDYLWVGGEFTTVNGVAQQALTRFADSPDTGAPAAPVVSLSSPRAGQVRVSWRSSLDLDDSRLTYRVYRDGGTTPVHTTTGSSLFFSRPQLTFTDTDVVAGRTYSYRVTASDGPNTSALSANASVTAAGSASPYAARVLADGAQLYWRYDEAGGAFAADASDGLDGGVYANAPGRRSTPAAVAGSTALALNGSDAYVYSDRLHHYTSPTPYSIEAWFRTDTVRGGRIVGYGNNIGTAQGHTSGISDKILYLTDNGRLAFGVQVGSTSSRPTITSAASYNDNVWHHAVATQGPSGMRLYVDGVAVGSNSTAGNRSYNGYWRVGGDAMTAGWPNRPSSIYFAGQVDETAVYPSALSAAQVAAHHDLAGTPPGPGDTTVALTPVEDAYVNGVAPNTTYNDSQLASRGTTPYLAYLRFALPAAPAGQRLTSARLAFRTSSDPTAGSAESHTLVPVTGAWTESTVTYNTRPSLATTVLGTISGATDISTGYSVDLNAPALGGALGSSYSLALTNSGTDSLRIWSGEVATAAQRPQLVLTFGAE; from the coding sequence ATGAGCGGCCCCGGACGTCTCAGACGCGGCCGCGGCGGCGCGTTCGCCGCGGCGCTCCTCCTCACCGGCGGGGCGCTCACCGCCTCCGCCGTCACCGCTCCCCCCGCCGGGGCGCTGACCCCGCCCGTCGGCTTCACCGCCGACCCTCTGCCCACGTACCAGACGAACGGCATCGTCTGGACGCTCGCCGAGGCGAACGGGGTCGTCTACGCGGGCGGCACCTTCAGCACCGTCCGGCCGGCCGGCTCCCCTGCGGGCGGCAACACCACCTCAGCGGTCAACTTCGCCGCGTTCGACGCGGCCACGGGCGCGCCCGCCGGCTGCTCGCTCTCCTTCACACGCGGCAGCGGCACCGCGACGGTGCGGGCGCTGGCCGTCTCCCCCGACAAGTCGACGCTGTACGCCGGGGGTTACTTCAACGCGGTGAACGGGGCCTCGGCCAACGGCCTGGTCGCCGTCGACACCGCGACCTGCACGCTGCGGCCGGGCTTCGCCCCCAGCTTCGGGGCGACCGTGCGGGCGCTCGACGTGGCATCGGACGGCACGGTCTACGCGGGCGGCGACTTCCGGACCGTCAACGGGCAGGCCCGTCACTTCTTCGGCGCGGTCACCCCGGGCGGCGCGCTGACCGGCTGGAACCCGGATGCCGACGATCCGGGCCGGACCCTCAGGATCACCCCGGACGGCCGGAGCGTGCTGATCGGCGGGGACTTCTTCACCGTGGGCGGGGCCGCCTCGCACGCGCTGGCCGTCACCGACGCGGCCACGGGTGCGCTGACCCGGGCGTACACCAACAACTTCATCCCGTCCTCGGCCGTGATCAAGGACATCGTCACCGACTCCGCGTCCGGCGGCTGGTACGCGGGCGGCGAGGGTGCGGGCGGTGCCTCGTTCGACGGGCGCCTCGCGATGGACCTCACCACCTTCGACCAGCGCTGGCGGGACACCTGCCAGGGCGCGACGCAGGCCCTGCGGGTGTACCGGGGGGTGCTGTACGCGGGCAGCCATGTGCACGACTGCTCCACCATGGGCGGCTTCCCCAATCAGGTCCGCAAGCACCTCACCGCCCAGTCCGTGGACGATCCGGCGATGCTGGGCTGGCTGCCGGACACCAATGACGGCATCGGCGAGCCGGTCGGGCCGCGCGCGCTGACAGTCTCCTCGCGCGGCGGCCACGACTACCTCTGGGTGGGCGGCGAGTTCACCACGGTCAACGGGGTCGCCCAGCAGGCGCTGACCCGCTTCGCCGACTCCCCCGACACCGGCGCGCCCGCCGCACCGGTGGTGAGCCTGTCCTCGCCGAGGGCCGGCCAGGTGCGGGTCAGCTGGCGCTCCTCGCTGGACCTGGACGACAGCCGGCTCACCTACCGGGTCTACCGCGACGGCGGAACCACCCCCGTGCACACCACGACGGGCTCCTCGCTCTTCTTCAGCCGGCCGCAGCTCACCTTCACGGACACCGACGTGGTGGCGGGGCGCACCTACTCCTACCGGGTGACCGCGAGCGACGGCCCCAACACCAGCGCACTCTCGGCCAACGCATCGGTCACGGCTGCCGGTTCGGCCAGTCCGTACGCGGCGCGGGTACTCGCGGACGGGGCGCAGTTGTACTGGCGCTACGACGAGGCGGGCGGCGCGTTCGCCGCCGACGCCTCGGACGGGCTGGACGGCGGGGTGTACGCGAACGCCCCCGGCCGCCGCTCGACACCGGCCGCCGTCGCCGGGTCCACGGCCCTCGCGCTCAACGGCAGCGACGCGTACGTGTACAGCGACCGGCTGCACCACTACACCTCGCCGACGCCGTACTCCATCGAGGCCTGGTTCCGTACGGACACCGTGCGCGGCGGGCGCATCGTGGGGTACGGCAACAACATCGGCACCGCCCAGGGGCACACGAGCGGGATCTCCGACAAGATCCTCTATCTCACCGACAACGGCCGGCTGGCCTTCGGTGTCCAGGTGGGCAGCACCAGCAGCCGCCCGACGATCACCTCGGCCGCCTCCTACAACGACAACGTCTGGCACCACGCGGTCGCCACCCAGGGCCCGTCCGGGATGCGGCTGTACGTGGACGGGGTGGCGGTCGGCAGCAACAGCACCGCCGGCAACCGCTCCTACAACGGCTACTGGCGGGTCGGCGGGGATGCCATGACGGCCGGCTGGCCCAACCGCCCCAGCAGCATCTACTTCGCCGGACAGGTCGACGAGACGGCCGTCTACCCGTCGGCGCTGAGCGCGGCGCAGGTGGCGGCGCACCACGATCTGGCGGGCACCCCGCCGGGTCCCGGGGACACCACCGTCGCCCTGACGCCGGTGGAGGACGCCTATGTCAACGGCGTCGCCCCCAACACCACGTACAACGACAGCCAGCTCGCCTCCCGGGGCACCACGCCCTATCTGGCCTATCTGCGCTTCGCTCTGCCCGCCGCCCCGGCCGGGCAGCGGCTCACGAGCGCCCGGCTGGCCTTCCGTACCTCGTCGGACCCCACGGCGGGTTCCGCCGAGAGCCACACACTCGTGCCGGTCACCGGCGCGTGGACCGAGTCGACGGTCACCTACAACACCCGGCCGTCGCTCGCCACGACGGTGCTGGGGACGATCTCCGGCGCGACCGACATCTCCACCGGCTACTCGGTGGACCTGAACGCGCCGGCACTGGGCGGAGCCCTCGGCTCCTCCTACTCACTCGCCCTCACCAACAGCGGGACGGACAGTCTCCGCATCTGGTCGGGCGAGGTCGCAACCGCGGCCCAACGGCCGCAGCTCGTTCTCACCTTCGGAGCTGAATGA